In Doryrhamphus excisus isolate RoL2022-K1 chromosome 21, RoL_Dexc_1.0, whole genome shotgun sequence, a single genomic region encodes these proteins:
- the LOC131109218 gene encoding zinc finger protein PLAG1-like, with protein MDLEKANLAATMGRRMQGEEKPKKKFPCEDCQKVFNSVEKLKVHSYTHTGERPYFCSQPGCTKAFVSKYKLLRHMATHSPEKSHKCSFCEKMFHRKDHLKNHLHTHDPFKEAFACQECGKSYNTKLGFKRHLALHAANRGDLTCKVCLQTFPSTGVLLEHLRSHAGKSSGGTKEKKHHCEHCERQFYTRKDVRRHMVVHTGRKDFLCQYCAQRFGRKDHLTRHVKKSHAQELLRVKSEPADLVEPVVYDLMAENIQAQLPVMLATMPHQHIYTNPLLDSAPLPKPVLSKCPLGSNMTSYAVSSQEREQNLKGELDSYLMELQSNTPSSSSACQHQLPVCKLEMEPHVGMLEESSQDRSLSGIPTSTATCDSLASSPMDFSQLFNFLPLNGPLYNQAGGSGEQHTVPQDNTPLRLSPQSSKPTTLPRFHQAFQ; from the exons ATGGACTTGGAGAAAGCCAACCTTGCAGCAACCATGGGGAGGCGCATGCAAGGAGAAGAAAAGCCCAAGAAGAAATTCCCTTGCGAAGACTGCCAGAAAGTGTTCAACAGCGTGGAGAAGTTGAAGGTGCACTCGTACACACACACCGGAGAGAGGCCCTACTTCTGCTCCCAGCCTGGATGCACCAAGGCTTTTGTCTCCAAATACAAGCTGCTCCG GCATATGGCAACTCACTCGCCAGAAAAAAGCCACAAGTgttcattttgtgaaaaaatgtttCACCGCAAGGATCACTTAAAGAATCACCTTCACACCCACGACCCGTTTAAAGAAGCCTTTGCATGTCAGGAGTGTGGTAAGAGCTACAACACCAAGCTGGGCTTCAAGCGCCACCTTGCCCTTCACGCTGCCAATAGGGGAGATCTCACCTGCAAGGTGTGTCTGCAGACATTCCCCAGTACCGGGGTGCTTCTGGAGCACCTCAGAAGCCACGCCGGCAAGTCCTCTGGCGGGaccaaagaaaaaaagcatcattGTGAGCACTGTGAGCGGCAGTTTTACACCCGTAAAGACGTACGGCGCCACATGGTGGTTCACACAGGACGCAAGGACTTCCTTTGTCAATACTGCGCCCAGCGCTTTGGTAGGAAAGACCACCTGACACGGCATGTTAAGAAGAGTCACGCTCAAGAGCTGCTGAGGGTGAAAAGTGAGCCGGCCGATTTGGTGGAGCCTGTGGTCTATGACTTGATGGCTGAGAACATTCAGGCACAACTCCCAGTCATGTTGGCAACAATGCCACATCAGCACATTTACACCAACCCACTCCTGGACTCAGCGCCCCTCCCTAAGCCTGTATTAAGTAAATGCCCGTTAGGCTCCAACATGACCTCATACGCTGTCTCCTCACAGGAACGGGAGCAGAACCTAAAGGGAGAACTGGACAGCTACCTAATGGAGCTACAAAGCAACACgccctcctcatcctcagcaTGCCAACATCAACTCCCTGTCTGCAAACTGGAGATGGAGCCTCATGTGGGCATGCTGGAAGAATCAAGTCAGGACAGATCCTTGTCCGGGATTCCCACGTCAACGGCAACATGTGACTCGCTGGCCTCATCCCCGATGGACTTCTCACAGCTGTTCAATTTCCTACCGCTAAATGGACCTTTGTACAACCAGGCAGGGGGCAGTGGGGAACAGCATACAGTGCCCCAAGACAACACACCTCTCCGACTGTCCCCACAATCGTCCAAACCGACCACACTACCCCGCTTCCATCAGGCTTTTCAGTGA
- the mos gene encoding proto-oncogene serine/threonine-protein kinase mos produces the protein MPSPIPVTRLLPKGDMCPSADIRTCSSPLSKQVFGSTLQVPLQRLQGRVASRLWSSVILWKELHCVQPVGSGGFGSVYKATYLGGSVALKKVKKCTKNKLASRQSFWAELNAAHLRHPNIVRVVAATTCVPADLEDDGSIGTILMEFVGSENMQQIIDACVEPLEADRWLRYSLDIVHGLHFLHSHRIVHLDIKPANVLLSSQDVCKIADFGCSVQLDGGVSDVTSCLRHVGGTYTHRAPELLKGEGVSPKSDIFSFGITMWQMITSRQPYLGDRQHVLYAVVANNLRPSLEDQAVFRSQRGRLCKNLLSKCWTGEVRRRLSAQEVMTQLETMR, from the coding sequence ATGCCCTCACCGATTCCCGTCACTCGTCTGCTCCCTAAAGGAGACATGTGTCCTTCGGCGGACATCAGGACTTGCAGCAGTCCCTTGTCCAAACAAGTGTTCGGCTCCACTTTACAGGTGCCACTGCAGCGACTGCAGGGTCGCGTTGCGAGCCGGCTGTGGTCATCGGTCATCCTGTGGAAGGAGTTGCATTGTGTGCAGCCTGTCGGTTCCGGGGGGTTCGGTTCCGTCTACAAGGCGACGTATCTCGGGGGAAGCGTTGCGCTGAAAAAAGTCAAGAAGTGCACCAAAAACAAACTGGCTTCTCGTCAGAGCTTCTGGGCAGAGCTGAACGCCGCACACCTTCGCCATCCGAACATCGTGCGCGTCGTTGCAGCGACCACGTGTGTTCCGGCGGACCTCGAGGACGACGGCAGCATCGGAACCATCCTGATGGAGTTCGTGGGCAGCGAGAACATGCAGCAAATCATCGACGCATGCGTGGAGCCGCTGGAGGCGGACAGGTGGCTCAGGTATTCTTTGGACATCGTGCACGGGCTCCACTTCCTGCACTCCCATAGGATCGTCCACCTGGACATCAAACCGGCCAACGTCCTGCTGTCCAGTCAGGACGTCTGCAAGATCGCCGATTTCGGCTGTTCGGTCCAACTGGACGGTGGCGTTTCCGACGTGACGTCATGCCTGAGGCACGTGGGAGGCACGTACACGCACCGAGCGCCGGAGCTCTTGAAGGGCGAAGGCGTGTCTCCCAAGAGTGACATCTTCTCCTTTGGCATCACCATGTGGCAGATGATCACGTCCAGGCAGCCTTACCTGGGCGACAGGCAGCACGTGCTCTACGCGGTGGTGGCAAACAACCTTCGGCCGTCCCTTGAAGACCAGGCTGTCTTCCGGTCTCAGCGAGGACGACTCTGCAAGAACCTGCTGAGCAAATGTTGGACTGGAGAGGTTCGCCGCAGGCTCAGCGCACAGGAGGTGATGACTCAACTAGAGACCATGAGATGA